From a single Paramormyrops kingsleyae isolate MSU_618 chromosome 14, PKINGS_0.4, whole genome shotgun sequence genomic region:
- the LOC111838778 gene encoding disks large-associated protein 2-like, whose amino-acid sequence MTTKMKKMRTKIWNQFPLPVTPPPLSRPMKGHHVNQSLSQQASSSCHCVLGDQRGHLQRPGEGAIPHAQAVLLPSDSCHKCLPSSRQVHQGLPSQLDVFYPDGFRTLQYHRSTCRAQRSESPNRIRHLVHSVQRLFNKSHSVEDSATRIDYNYPGPEHQDRVSRGHAVRSSQELGHSEGHCAASQPALRSSRRSRSHERNKNKDHHQDKDLGFFSSDGNIDDDSRGSHGVSRGCQTLDREVRLRTPKGGCLVCSSMALCKEARPSAYGDVWTSAKVSQAQELPRATNEKLLESHTHTRTSNDKQLGSHTHPRTTSEKLLGNHTHPSSANDKLLESHTHPKATNDKLQESHTHSMTANDKLMRGHEHPRAANDKLMRGHEHPRAANDKLMGGHEHPRAANDKLMGGHPHPRAANDKLMGGHPHPRAAKDTPLEVLQSKALRDVQCRMLPGAYPYESREVPCQRMKHSCYIKAMAEEIHAEPGSLAKAPAKGAAAVQRDLSMEHIHQGARYCCKLCHDLCTKSHSLPKKHVHDRICSHALCSAQGHSVLDSGFQRVYKSGWRDWGDSQSLEALDLPGAFRVRSHSYIRAIQAGVAQNNPGTGGLRGRVAMQAQGKVPPPLPPRKSKPQIRVVAQSSTDATQATITQSRGSVGPSGVTQNAPSLDGLETSTRCPTWLRYHSELGAAADRQRPASCSLPQGPGLQQHVGSAEILNKSCSLQEAKGSGAADRLLGDGLQRRPASLPEKSLSCSTDGHKCNCRSCISVLVDSSESRVGRELQSVGIQVEENRSLMDQDESGFSQRGVTPGWGSSPQQTCLDRLHWSELNCHQTSNTGLGSSSDTGLDPGLGLGRSSRQNDADFYMRLLCVEVERIQGWCQGMQKETEDTRVPEEALSRIRNAVENAQQFMSQKVQHFFQLCQKNLVSAEALAELWELLQLGLEEVRLTFLDLQTLRDSGWRQISAQDVPPPLPKKPAGGMGGAQAQSLSVRREQSLNGQQRPEAHGKPSPTQQTPSLRQDSATESADDVERFIIEGQTRF is encoded by the exons atgacaacgaagatgaagaagatgcggacgaagatttggaaccaattccctctgccg GTGACACCTCCACCCCTCAGCAGGCCCATGAAAGGGCACCACGTGAACCAGAGCCTGTCCCAGCAGGCCTCCAGTTCATGCCACTGTGTGTTAGGGGACCAGCGTGGCCATCTTCAGCGCCCAGGAGAGGGCGCAATCCCCCATGCTCAAGCCGTCCTGTTACCCAGTGACTCCTGCCATAAATGTCTGCCATCCTCGCGGCAAGTGCATCAAGGTCTGCCGAGCCAGCTGGATGTATTCTATCCAGATGGATTTCGTACGCTACAGTACCACCGGTCAACCTGCAGGGCACAGCGCAGTGAGAGCCCCAACCGCATTCGCCATTTGGTTCATTCTGTCCAGCGTCTTTTCAACAAGTCACACTCCGTGGAGGACAGTGCAACACGGATTGATTACAACTACCCAGGCCCCGAGCACCAGGATAGGGTTTCTAGAGGTCATGCGGTCAGGTCCAGCCAGGAGCTTGGCCATAGTGAGGGTCACTGTGCTGCATCTCAGCCTGCTCTGCGATCCAGTCGACGTAGTAGGAGCCATGAGCGCaacaaaaacaaagaccatCACCAGGACAAGGACCTGGGCTTCTTCAGCTCTGATGGCAACATAGATGATGATAGTAGAGGGTCCCATGGGGTCTCCCGGGGTTGCCAAACCTTGGACAGGGAGGTGAGGTTAAGAACCCCCAAAGGAGGGTGCCTGGTCTGCAGCAGCATGGCTCTCTGTAAAGAGGCCAGACCTTCTGCCTATGGAGATGTCTGGACCTCTGCAAAAGTCAGTCAGGCACAAGAACTCCCCAGAGCAACCAATGAGAAGCTGCTGGAAAGTCACACACATACCAGAACAAGCAATGACAAGCAACTGGGAAGTCACACACACCCCAGAACAACCAGTGAGAAGCTACTGGGAAATCACACACACCCCAGTTCAGCAAATGATAAGCTACTGGAAAGTCATACACATCCAAAGGCAACGAATGACAAGCTACAGGAAAGTCACACACACTCCATGACAGCCAATGACAAGCTAATGAGAGGTCACGAACACCCCAGGGCAGCCAATGACAAGCTAATGAGAGGTCACGAACACCCCAGGGCAGCCAATGACAAGCTAATGGGAGGTCACGAACACCCCAGGGCAGCCAATGACAAGCTAATGGGAGGTCACCCACACCCCAGGGCAGCCAATGACAAGCTAATGGGAGGTCACCCACACCCCAGGGCAGCCAAAGACACACCACTGGAGGTCCTACAGTCGAAG GCTCTCAGGGATGTCCAGTGCAGGATGCTTCCTGGTGCATATCCCTACGAGTCCAGGGAGGTCCCCTGTCAGAGGATGAAGCACAGCTGCTATATCAAAGCTATGGCAGAGGAGATCCATGCAGAACCTGGCTCCCTGGCTAAAGCCCCTGCCAAAGGCGCTGCTGCAGTCCAGAGAGACCTTAGCATGGAACACATCCACCAAGGTGCCAG GTACTGCTGTAAACTCTGCCATGATCTTTGCACCAAAAGCCATTCCTTGCCAAAGAAACATGTCCACGACCGTATCTGCTCACACGCACTGTGCAGCGCTCAG GGACACAGTGTGCTGGACAGTGGATTCCAGAGGGTATACAAGTCTGGGTGGAGGGACTGGGGGGACTCACAATCACTGGAGGCTCTGGACTTACCGGGAGCATTCCGGGTGCGAAGCCACAGCTACATACGTGCTATCCAGGCAGGCGTGGCCCAGAACAACCCTGGAACTGGTGGACTTAGGGGCAGAGTCG CTATGCAGGCCCAGGGTAAggttcctcctcctcttccacccCGAAAGTCTAAGCCTCAAATCAGAGTAGTAGCTCAGAGCAGCACAGATGCCACACAGGCGACCATCACACAAAGCAGGGGGTCAGTGGGACCCAGTGGGGTAACACAGAATGCCCCCTCCCTGGATGGCCTGGAGACCAGCACAAGGTGCCCCACCTGGCTCAGGTACCACTCCGAGTTAGGAGcagcagcagacagacagcGGCCGGCAAGCTGCAGCCTCCCCCAGGGCCCAGGCCTCCAGCAGCATGTCGGGTCTGCTGAGATCTTGAATAAGAGCTGCAGTCTTCAGGAAGCCAAGGGCAGTGGCGCAGCAGACAGATTGCTGGGTGACGGTCTTCAGAGGAGACCTGCTTCTCTCCCAGAGAAGAGCCTGTCCTGTAGCACGGATGGCCACAAGTGCAACTGCAGATCATGCATCAGTGTGCTG GTGGACAGTTCAGAGAGCCGAGTAGGGAGGGAGCTTCAGTCCGTTGGCATCCAGGTCGAGGAGAACAGGAG CTTGATGGACCAGGATGAAAGTGGCTTCTCCCAAAGAGGTGTGACTCCTGGCTGGGGTAGCTCCCCCCAGCAGACTTGTCTGGATCGCCTTCATTGGTCTGAGCTCAACTGTCACCAGACCTCCAACACTGGGCTGGGAAGCAGTTCTGATACGGGTTTGGATCctggtttgggattgggccgaAGCTCTCGCCAAAATGATGCTGACTTCTACATGCGTCTGCTCTGTGTGGAGGTGGAGAGGATACAGGGCTGGTGCCAGGGCATGCAGAAGGAGACTGAGGACACCCGGGTTCCTGAAGAAG CACTTTCCCGAATACGTAATGCAGTGGAAAATGCCCAGCAGTTTATGTCTCAGAAAGTCCAGCACTTTTTCCAGCTTTGTCAGAAAAACCTG gTCAGTGCTGAGGCCCTGGCTGAGCTGTGggagctgctgcagctgggcCTGGAGGAGGTGCGGCTCACGTTCCTGGACCTGCAGACGCTCCGGGACTCGGGCTGGAGGCAGATTTCTGCCCAG GACGTTCCTCCACCCTTACCAAAGAAGCCAGCTGGAGGCATGGGGGGGGCCCAGGCGCAGTCCCTGTCTGTGAGACGGGAGCAATCTCTCAATGGCCAGCAGCGCCCTGAAGCCCACGGGAAGCCATCTCCAACTCAGCAGACCCCCTCCCTGCGCCAGGACTCTGCCACCGAGAGTGCTGATGACGTCGAGCGCTTCATCATAGAGGGACAGACCCGCTTCTGA